A single region of the Mustela lutreola isolate mMusLut2 chromosome 2, mMusLut2.pri, whole genome shotgun sequence genome encodes:
- the KANK2 gene encoding KN motif and ankyrin repeat domain-containing protein 2 has protein sequence MAQVLHVPAPFPGTPGPASPPAFPAKDPDPPYSVETPYGYRLDLDFLKYVDDIEKGHTLRRVAVQRRPRLGSLPRGPGSWWTSTESLCSNASGDSRHSAYSYCGRGFYPQYGALETRAGFNPRVERTLLDARRRLEDQAAAPAGLGSLTPSAAGSTSSLVGVGLPPTTPRGSGLSTPVPPSAGHLAHVREQMAGALRKLRQLEEQVKLIPVLQVKLSVLQEEKRQLTVQLKSQKFLGHPTGARARSELCLDLPEPSEDPVTLETRSVGTWVRERDLGVPDGEAALATKVAVLETQLKKALQELQAAQARQADRQPQARPPPDSPIRVDTVRVIQGPREVEVVASTAAGAPAQRAQSLEPYGTGLRSLVTSGGVESPAVFRSHEVVETVFPASTAPTGNIHLVKKISITERSCDRMAGLPQDPAEASSSPPGVAANPPAQPEKSTGGVGAREPADTESTRHAAPRGSEAVGGAGEPPAGVRSIMKRKEEPADAAAHQRSLQFVGVNGGYESSSEDSSTAENFSDNESTENEAPEPAERVPSVAEAPQLRPSGTAVAKSSQEERQPSGESQQLPVVEGAAGASAEEEIRMELSPDLISACLALEKYLENPNALTERELKVAYTTVLQEWLRLACRSDAHPELVRRHLVTFRAMSARLLDYVVNIADSNGNTALHYSVSHANFPVVRQLLDSGVCQVDKQNRAGYSPIMLTALATLKTQDDLETVLQLFRLGNVNAKASQAGQTALMLAVSHGRVDVVRALLACEADVNVQDDDGSTALMCACEHGHKEITGLLLATPNCDIALTDRDGSTALMVALDAGQSEIASMLYSRMNIKCSIAPMSDDESPASSSAEE, from the exons ATGGCCCAAGTCCTACACGTTCCGGCCCCCTTCCCAG GAACCCCCGGCCCAGCCTCCCCGCCTGCCTTCCCTGCCAAGGATCCTGACCCACCATACTCCGTGGAGACTCCCTACGGCTACCGCCTGGACCTGGACTTCCTCAAGTACGTGGACGACATCGAGAAAGGCCACACGCTCCGGCGTGTGGCTGTGCAGCGCCGGCCCCGCCTCGGCTCGCTGCCCCGGGGTCCCGGCTCCTGGTGGACATCCACCGAGTCTCTGTGCTCTAATGCTAGCGGGGACAGCCGCCACTCGGCCTATTCCTACTGTGGCCGAGGCTTCTACCCGCAGTATGGCGCCCTGGAGACCCGAGCCGGCTTCAACCCGCGTGTGGAGCGCACGCTGCTGGATGCCCGTCGCCGCCTGGAGGACCAGGCAGCTGCGCCCGCCGGCCTGGGCTCCCTGACCCCCAGCGCAGCAGGCTCCACGAGCTCCTTGGTGGGTGTGGGGCTGCCACCGACGACCCCACGGGGCTCGGGACTGTCCACACCTGTGCCTCCTAGCGCCGGGCACCTGGCCCACGTGCGGGAGCAGATGGCAGGTGCCCTGCGGAAGCTGCGGCAGCTGGAGGAGCAGGTGAAGCTGATCCCCGTGCTCCAGGTGAAGCTCTCTGTGCTGCAGGAAGAGAAGCGGCAGCTCACAGTACAGCTCAAGAGCCAGAAGTTCCTGGGCCATCCCACGGGGGCCCGAGCCCGCAGCGAGCTCTGCCTGGACCTCCCAGAGCCCTCCGAGGACCCGGTGACGCTCGAGACCCGGAGCGTGGGCACCTGGGTCCGGGAACGGGACTTGGGGGTGCCTGACGGGGAGGCAGCCCTTGCCACCAAGGTCGCCGTGCTGGAGACCCAGCTCAAGAAAGCACTCCAAGAGCTGCAGGCAGCTCAGGCTCGGCAGGCTGACCGCCAGCCCCAGGCCCGGCCACCACCAGACAGCCCCATCCGCGTGGACACTGTCCGGGTGATACAGGGCCCTcgggaggtggaggtggtggccAGTACGGCTGCTGGGGCCCCTGCACAGCGCGCTCAGAGTCTGGAGCCCTATGGGACAGGGCTGCGGTCCCTGGTGACATCTGGAGGGGTCGAAAGCCCTGCTGTGTTCCGGAGCCATGAGGTGGTAGAGACAGTGTTCCCAGCATCCACTGCGCCCACTGGCAACATCCACCTGGTGAAGAAGATCAGCATCACGGAACGAAGCTGTGATAGGATGGCAG GGCTCCCGCAGGATCCAGCAGAGGCCTCCTCATCACCCCCAGGGGTGGCAGCGAACCCCCCAGCGCAGCCTGAGAAGAGCACGGGCGGAGTGGGCGCCCGCGAGCCTGCTGACACAGAGTCCACCAGGCACGCGGCCCCGCGCGGTTCAGAGGCAGTGGGGGGCGCAG GCGAGCCCCCGGCAGGTGTGCGGTCCATCATGAAGCGCAAAGAAGAGCCCGCAGACGCCGCGGCCCACCAGAGGAGCCTGCAGTTTGTGGGGGTCAATGGGGG ATACGAGTCCTCATCTGAGGACTCCAGCACAGCAGAGAACTTCTCAGACAACGAGAGCACAGAGAACGAGGCCCCAGAGCCAGCGGAGAGGGTCCCAAGTGTGGCCGAAGCCCCGCAGCTCAGGCCCTCGGGGACGGCAGTGGCCAAGAGCAGCCAGGAGGAGCGCCAGCCGTCTGGGGAGAGTCAGCAGTTGCCCGTGGTGGAGGGAGCGGCGGGAGCGAGTGCGGAGGAAGAGATCCG GATGGAGCTCAGCCCCGACCTCATCTCCGCCTGCCTGGCCCTGGAAAAGTACCTGGAGAACCCCAATGCCCTGACTGAGCGGGAGCTG AAAGTGGCCTACACCACGGTGCTGCAGGAGTGGCTGCGCCTGGCCTGCCGCAGCGATGCCCACCCCGAGCTCGTGCGGCGCCACCTGGTCACCTTCCGGGCCATGTCGGCGCGCCTGCTGGACTACGTGGTCAACATTGCCGACAGCAACGGCAACACGGCGCTGCACTACTCCGTGTCCCACGCCAACTTCCCTGTGGTGCGGCAGCTGCTGGACAGCG GTGTGTGCCAGGTGGACAAGCAAAACCGTGCTGGCTACAGCCCCATCATGCTCACTGCCCTGGCCACCCTGAAGACCCAGGATGACCTTGAGACGGTCCTGCAGCTCTTCCGGCTCGGAAACGTCAATGCCAAAGCCAGCCAG GCGGGGCAGACGGCCCTGATGCTGGCGGTCAGCCACGGGCGGGTGGACGTGGTCAGGGCTCTGCTGGCCTGTGAGGCGGACGTCAACGTGCAGGACGACGACGGCTCCACAGCCCTCATGTGCGCCTGTGAGCACGGCCACAAGGAGATCACGGGGCTCCTGCTGGCTACACCCAACTGTGACATCGCACTCACTGACCGA GACGGGAGCACGGCTTTGATGGTGGCCTTGGACGCCGGGCAGAGTGAAATCGCGTCTATGCTCTACTCCCGCATGAACATCAAGTGCTCA ATTGCCCCGATGTCTGATGACGAAAGTCCTGCGTCATCCTCAGCCGAAGAGTAA